A window of Synechococcus sp. WH 8109 genomic DNA:
CTCTTCCGCCAGGCAGCGAGTGAAGCTAGCCAAGGCAGCTTTACTGACGCAATACGCACCCCATTGAGGGAAGGCATTGCGGGCGGCGTGGCTGCTGATGTTGATCACCAGTCCACCGTTCTCACGCATGGCGGGAACAACAACAGAACAAACCTGCATCACGCTGGTGACATTCAGCTGTAGCAGCCATTGCCAACGCTCGATCGGCATGGCCAATAGATCCCCGGTGTAGGCCGCACCCGCGTTGTTGATCAGCACTGAAGGGGTCTCACCCTGCTGCAACAAGCCAGCCATCGCAGCTGCGATGCCATCAGGTTGAGTCAGGTCGATGGCAGCAGAGTCCACAGAAACACCTTTGGAGCTGAGCTGAGCACTCAGCTGCTCCAGTTGATCAGCGCTACGGGCGGTTAGCAGCAAGTCCCATCCTTGATGAGCCAGAAGCTCAGCAGTTCGGCGACCTATGCCTCGGCTCGCACCTGTGATTAGAGCCGTTGGCAAAAACCGTTAGCAAACCACGACACCTTAAGCGGCTTTGTCGACATCCTGTGACGTTTTTTCAAGGAACCGCCCCATGGCCCTGAATTTGGAGTAGCGAGCCTCGCGCAGTTGCTGTTCCGAAAGGCTCAGCAGTTGGTCGAGGTGACGCTCGATCGCCGCCCGAAGGTTTTCTCCAGCATCCAATGGTGCCCAGTTGTTGCCACCGGAGGGCTCTTCGAGCACCTCATCCACCACCCCAAGCTCCAGCAGATCCCTGCCGGTGATCCGCAAGGCTGCCGCCGCATCAGGCGCTTTAGCCGCATCACGCCAGAGAATGGAGGCGCAGGCCTCAGGGCTGGCAACCGTGTAGACGCTGTGCTCGAACATCAGCAAGCGATCGGCCACCCCGATGCCCAAGGCACCGCCGGATCCGCCTTCACCGATCACGGTGGCGATCACCGGAACGCGCAATCGGAACATCTCCCGCAGGTTGACGGCGATCGCTTCGCCCTGGCCCTGCTCTTCGGCCTCAAGGCCGGCATAGGCCCCTGGGGTATCGATGAACGTGAGAATCGGCAAGCGGAATCGATCGGCATGATCCATCAACCGCATGGCTTTGCGGTATCCACCCGGAGCCGCCATCCCGAAATTACGGGCGACGTTCTCTTTGGTGTCGCGGCCTTTCTGATGGCCGATCAACATCACGGGTCGATCTCCCACCCGGCCGACACCGCCGATCAAGGCCTGATCGTCGTTACCGCGACGATCGCCGTGCAGTTCAACCCAGTCATCGCAGAACATCTGGATGAAATCCAGCGTGCTCGGACGCTGCGGATGACGGGCGACCTGAATTTTCTGAGCGGGAGTCAGCCCCTGAAAGATCTCCTGACGCCGACGGGCCGCGAGGCTTTCCAGTTGCTGGAGCTGCTGCGAGACGTCGACTTCCGAATCTCTGGCCAGCTGACGTATCTGCTCAATCTGCTGCTCCAGCTCGACGAGCGGTTTTTCGAACTCAAGCAGGGGGCGACGGGGCATGGCTCTGGCTCTTCAAAGGTCAGGCAGCAGTGGCCTGCAGGTTGGGTTGAAGGTTCAAGGTGCTGAACCCATGGCGCACCGATGCCGCACCGATGAAATCCATCTTCTCGAGGGTGATGTTGTTGCGCCCCCAGCTGAAGTTGGTGTGGCAGCGCTCAAATTCGAGCAGCATGGCTTCAGCAAAGCAGGCAAACATCTGGCGCTGAGGCCGCTCCATCTCGGCGATGGCCATCATCGACCAGCCGATGTCGCGGCAGAACTCAACGATTCCACCCTTGAGCACGTGGATGCCACCACCGGCAACCTTCGTATCGAGATTCTTGGGATAGCCCCCATCAATCATCAGACAGGGCTTCTTGAGGCTGTCTTGATCGATCTCAAGGGTGCGGGGCATGCTTGCCACCCAGACGACCACATCGGCCTCAGGTAGGG
This region includes:
- a CDS encoding acetyl-CoA carboxylase carboxyltransferase subunit alpha, with the protein product MPRRPLLEFEKPLVELEQQIEQIRQLARDSEVDVSQQLQQLESLAARRRQEIFQGLTPAQKIQVARHPQRPSTLDFIQMFCDDWVELHGDRRGNDDQALIGGVGRVGDRPVMLIGHQKGRDTKENVARNFGMAAPGGYRKAMRLMDHADRFRLPILTFIDTPGAYAGLEAEEQGQGEAIAVNLREMFRLRVPVIATVIGEGGSGGALGIGVADRLLMFEHSVYTVASPEACASILWRDAAKAPDAAAALRITGRDLLELGVVDEVLEEPSGGNNWAPLDAGENLRAAIERHLDQLLSLSEQQLREARYSKFRAMGRFLEKTSQDVDKAA
- a CDS encoding SDR family oxidoreductase, translated to MPTALITGASRGIGRRTAELLAHQGWDLLLTARSADQLEQLSAQLSSKGVSVDSAAIDLTQPDGIAAAMAGLLQQGETPSVLINNAGAAYTGDLLAMPIERWQWLLQLNVTSVMQVCSVVVPAMRENGGLVINISSHAARNAFPQWGAYCVSKAALASFTRCLAEEERSNGIRACTLTLGAVNTPLWDAETVQSDFDRRAMLSVDQAAETLANLAMQPSNQLIEDLTLMPAAGAF